A region of Salvia splendens isolate huo1 chromosome 17, SspV2, whole genome shotgun sequence DNA encodes the following proteins:
- the LOC121775384 gene encoding uncharacterized protein LOC121775384, with translation MKHTRARNVIERAFAVLKMRWGILRSCSFYPIQVQIGLIIACFLLHNFIRGEMAVDPIEELIDGQAGCDMDNEDAEDVVEYVDSVEATTAWNRMRDDLAASMWVNANAA, from the coding sequence ATGAAGCACACTAGAGCCCGAAACGTCATTGAGCGTGCATTCGCCGTCCTTAAAATGAGGTGGGGCATTCTCCGGAGTTGCAGTTTCTATCCGATACAAGTTCAGATAGGGTTGATAATCGCATGTTTTTTGCTACACAACTTCATACGAGGTGAGATGGCAGTAGACCCAATAGAAGAGCTGATCGACGGACAAGCTGGTTGCGATATGGATAACGAAGATGCTGAGGACGTTGTTGAATACGTCGACAGTGTAGAAGCAACTACTGCATGGAATAGGATGAGGGACGATCTAGCAGCTTCAATGTGGGTTAATGCAAATGCAGCGTGA